The following proteins are encoded in a genomic region of Arachis stenosperma cultivar V10309 chromosome 4, arast.V10309.gnm1.PFL2, whole genome shotgun sequence:
- the LOC130974370 gene encoding ribulose-1,5 bisphosphate carboxylase/oxygenase large subunit N-methyltransferase, chloroplastic, with the protein MYGTTLIPASSSGLAFASPIQRTHRKRHHHVRWYCSSLSAASGTATQVSTVPWGCDSDSLENASALQKWLSESGLPPQKMSIQRVEVGERGLVASKNIRKGEKLLFVPPTLVITEDSEWTCPEAGAILKKNSVPDWPLLATYLISEASFMKSSRWSNYISALPRQPYSLLYWSQAELDRYLEASQIRERAVDRINNVIGTYNDLRLRIFSKHPDLFPEELFNIESFKWSFGILFSRLVRLPSMDGRVALVPWADMLNHSCEVDTFLDYDNLSKGIVFTTDRPYQPGEQVFISYGKKSNGELLLSYGFVPREGANPCDSVELSVSLKKSDKSYKEKLELLKKYGLSGSQCFPIQITGWPLELMAYAYLAVSPSSMRAQFEEMAAAASNKTTIKKDSRYPEIEEQALQFILDSCESSISKYNNFLQASGSLDLDVTSPKQLNRRLFLKQLAVDLCTSERRILFRTQYILRRRLRDMRAGELRALKIFDGLRNLFQ; encoded by the exons ATGTACGGCACCACTCTCATCCCTGCTTCTAGTTCTGGTCTTGCTTTCGCCTCACCGATTCAGAGAACCCACCGAAAGCGGCACCACCATGTTCGTTGGTATTGCTCGTCGCTTTCTGCTGCAAGCGGCACCGCTACTCAAGTCTCAACCGTTCCATGGGGCTGCGATAGTGATTCCTTGGAGAACGCATCGGCGTTGCAGAAGTGGCTGTCAGAGTCAGGGCTTCCACCGCAGAAGATGAGCATACAGAGAGTTGAGGTCGGAGAGAGGGGCCTCGTTGCCTCAAAGAATATAAGGAAAGGAGAGAAGCTCCTCTTCGTCCCTCCCACGCTCGTTATCACCGAAGATTCC GAGTGGACCTGCCCGGAAGCTGGtgcaattttgaaaaagaattcgGTGCCGGATTGGCCATTGCTTGCAACTTATCTCATAAGTGAAGCCAGCTTCATGAAATCTTCAAGATGGAGTAACTATATATCAGCCCTACCTCGCCAGCCTTATTCACTTCTTTACTG GTCACAAGCAGAACTAGATCGCTATTTGGAAGCTTCACAAATTAGGGAGAGAGCAGTTGACAGGATTAATAATGTTATTGGAAC ATACAATGATTTGAGGCTCAGAATATTTTCCAAACACCCCGATTTGTTCCCTGAAGAG TTGTTCAACATTGAGTCCTTCAAATGGTCATTTGGCATTCTCTTTTCTCGTTTG GTTCGGTTACCCTCAATGGATGGAAGGGTTGCCTTGGTTCCTTGGGCAGATATGTTGAATCATAGTTGTGAA GTGGATACCTTTTTGGATTATGATAATTTATCAAAGGGAATTGTCTTTACTACAGATCGGCCGTATCAACCAGGTGAGCAG GTGTTCATTTCATATGGAAAAAAATCAAACGGGGAGCTTCTATTATCGTATGGGTTTGTTCCAAGGGAAGGTGCCAATCCTTGTGATTCAGTTGAGTTGTCAGTGTCACTCAAGAAATCTGATAAATCCTACAAGGAGAAATTAGAACTCTTGAAGAAGTATGGATTATCAGG ATCTCAATGTTTTCCAATACAGATTACTGGTTGGCCATTGGAGTTAATGGCTTATGCTTATTTAGCTGTTAGTCCTTCAAGCATGAGAGCGCAATTTGAAGAG ATGGCTGCGGCAGCATCGAATAAAACTACCATCAAGAAAGATTCAAGATATCCTGAAATAGAGGAGCAAGCATTGCAGTTCATACTTGACAGTTGCGAATCCAGTATATCGAAATACAACAATTTCTTACAG GCAAGTGGATCTCTGGATTTAGATGTAACTTCTCCGAAACAACTCAACCGTAGACTTTTTCTGAAACAGCTTGCGGTGGACTTGTGTACAAGCGAGCGAAGGATATTATTTCGTACTCAATAT ATACTGAGAAGAAGACTGAGGGATATGAGGGCTGGTGAATTAAGAGCTTTAAAAATCTTTGATGGGCTCCGAAATCTCTTCCAATGA
- the LOC130974371 gene encoding uncharacterized protein LOC130974371 produces MAMANATLISCNSSTSTHLPLNNHKSSRTSLHFTQLKVSSLSPHRFVLSSSKSAIHLKRCRFLQICHSSSLKNQQEESKEESVVGGSKNGNGNGNGNGNGGRDWTSSILLFFLWAGLIYYVFFLTPNQTPSRDMYFLQKLLNLKGDDGFRMNEVLVSLWYIMGLWPLAYSMLLLPTGRSSKSKVPVWPFLLLSCFGGAYALLPYFILWNPPAPPVEETELKSWPLIFLESKVTAVMSLAAGACIIIYACLAGADTWTEFFQYFRESKFIHITSIDFTLLSTFAPFWVYNDMTTRKWFDKGSWLLPISLIPFLGPGLYLLLRPSLSTMAIPQTPAEPE; encoded by the exons ATGGCAATGGCGAACGCCACTCTCATCTCCTGCAACTCTTCAACTTCAACACATCTTCCTCTCAACAATCACAAAAGCTCCAGAACCTCACTTCATTTTACTCAACTTAAAGTATCTTCACTTTCACCACACAGATTTGTTCTTAGTTCCTCTAAGTCAGCAATTCATTTGAAACGCTGTCGTTTCCTCCAAATTTGTCATAGTTCTTCTCTCAAGAACCAACAAGAGGAGTCAAAGGAAGAGAGTGTAGTTGGTGGGAGTAAGAATGGGAATGGGAATGGGAACGGGAACGGAAATGGTGGAAGGGACTGGACCAGCTCAATTTTGCTCTTCTTCTTGTGGGCTGGACTTATCTACTATGTTTTCTTTCTCACACCAAATCAGACCCCG TCAAGGGACATGTATTTCCTGCAAAAGCTTctgaatttgaaaggagatGATGGTTTCAGAATGAATGAAGTGCTTGTGTCATTGTGGTACATAATGGGTTTGTGGCCCTTGGCCTATAGCATGCTGCTACTTCCTACAGGAAGGAG CTCAAAAAGCAAAGTTCCTGTTTGGCCCTTCCTTTTACTTTCATGTTTTGGCGGTGCATATGCGCTTCTTCCTTATTTCATACTGTGGAATCCACCAGCACCTCCAGTTGAAGAAACTGAGCTTAAATCATGGCCATTGATCTTTCTTGAATCAAAAGTAACTGCAGTG ATGTCGCTTGCTGCAGGGGCATGCATAATAATATATGCTTGTTTAGCCGGGGCAGACACATGGACAGAATTTTTTCAATACTTCAGAGAAAGCAAATTT ATTCATATCACGTCCATTGATTTTACCCTACTTTCCACATTTGCACCATTTTGGGTCTACAATGACATGACTACTAGAAAATG GTTTGATAAAGGTTCCTGGCTTCTTCCCATATCATTGATACCTTTCTTGGGGCCTGGTTTATACCTTCTTCTACGACCGTCACTGTCAACAATGGCCATTCCACAAACTCCAGCTGAACCAGAGTAA